From the Fusarium oxysporum Fo47 chromosome X, complete sequence genome, the window TTCGTCAATCGTCtctccttggacttggtaGAGCCGTTCTCCACATGGACCGTAGTAGTGTTAGCATCTCTCCCGAATGAGGTCCTTTGGATGATGCCACCAGATGGAATGTTAGAACCGCTCGACCATGATTGAGCGCTGGAAGAATTGACGAATGGTGAGAGGTGTTTGGGACGTTCTGGCGAGGACTTAGTAATTGACAAAAGACGAGCCAGGGTCTTTCAACCCAATCTTACCTTGTTCGACACGCAATTCGTCGGCCTTCGCCGCACATTCCGCCAGGTTAAGCTCGAACATGTCAAAGGCGACTTGGATGTCCGACAATAAGTCCACCAGAGACGTCCCAGCCATCCTGTCAATCTGCACAAACGCCTCTTTGACAGAGAGGTAAATAGACCGAATGTGGGCAATGTTGCTCTTCAAGTCGCCAATCTTGTCGCTAAGCCACTGATAATCCTTTACTTCATTTCTCCAGCGTTCGAATACAACAGTCCATTCATATCTCCACGAGTAGCTAAATCCATTTTCCAAGCTGCCCAGCATAGAGAGATTCCGTGAATGCCAAGTCATTTCGGGTACTTTTCCATGATCATCGAATGCAGATAGAGATGCCAGAAGATTCTTTAAGGAGCGGCATTGTAGAATGACAAGAGGAAAAGATATTGAAATGCATAATTCGGCAATCTCCAGTCGTGCCTCTCTCATAGCTCCAAAGACTTTCAGTATGTTGATGGTAGCCATGTCAACGAGAGTCGGATATCTCTGTTGTAAGGTGCTCTTAGCCTCGTCCCGGACtctcttggcttcatcaGTGTTGCTTTCTGCCAGGAGAGGACTGGTTTCGATCCCGATAATACTGGACATACTCCCCGAGATCTGCTGTAGTTTTGTGTCCATCGTTTTCAATCTAGTGAAGTGAAAGTCCAGTAGGGAAAGCCATCTCTTGGCATAGGCATCATtttcaagctcttgaggcTCATACCAGTTGCCTTGCCGCGCATACGTGCGCAAGGCGGATTAAGGCAACCAGAGGCAATCCAACCTGCAGACGCCACTGTTGCATAGCTGCATCTTTTCCATTCTACCTCCCGCATGGCATAACAAGCTAGTATGCAGTGTGTGAAACACGATCTTGCTTATTGGCTAAGCATTATCAATTATCATAAGTCCCAAAGCCACGGCGGCTACTGCGCATACGCCTTGGCCCAATCGCGCGGTCAACGTATGTCACCAATCATGAGGCAGATTTCCAAGACCGGACGTAACGGTCTCTTTCGTGATCCGTAAAGCATTCCTCTAACTACTatctataatactatatacACTGGGTCGGCTCTATATTTACGCCTTTGTCGCAACAACTAACAACCGAGGAAACGGCAAAAGAACCTTTCCATCCTTCTGCGCGGTATAGCCTTGCTTCAACTTATTCAAATAGGCCTCAATAAACGCTTCCTGCTCAGGCTCCGACAGCGGATTGAGATAGGGACGAAGACCGGTCCCCTTGACCCACTCAACAATCCCTTCATGATTCTCCATAACATGCATGTAAGTCGTCTGCCAAATATTAAGATCAGAGCACAAATGCTTCAACCCATCCCAAATCTCAGTTGGTGAAGGAAACTGGTCACGAGAGTAGTTGGCGGCTCTGAGTTTCTCTGTCCATGGCATGTTGGGTGTATCCGCTGTTTCTCGCATCAAAGCGTGACTTGGCTCTTCAAGATTAAAAGGGACCTGAAAAGCGAGACTTCCACCAGGCGCGACATGCCCAAGAAGTTTTCTCACAATCTCAATGCGTTGCCCATTCGGCAACCATTGAAACACAGCGTTCGAGAAGAGAACGTCAACAGGTTCTTCAGGCTTGTAGGTCAAAAGATCAGCGACCTCAAACGAAACATTAGGAAGAGTTTGTTTCGCCTTCTTGATCATATCAGCTGAGGAATCAAAGCCTGAGACGTGAGCGTTGGGATAGCGTTCGGCTAACACGGCGGTTGAGTTGCCGGGGCCGCAGCCAACATCCACGACGCGCTTGGGAGATGTATTGGGAACGTGGGCTAGAAGATCTGTAGAAGGACGGGTGCGGTCTTTGAGGAATTTGACGTATTGGTCTGCGGACCACGTGTCTTTTGCTTGGGCCATGGTAACTGAGAAGTAGCgttttggttgttgattGAGGGAGGTGAGAAGATGACGTCGTGATAGTGAAGCGAAGCGAGACATTGTCAATTGGAGACTCGTTGATAGTAATGTGAGCCTAGAGAGTATTCTTTAATTCTTGGCATGAGGGAGACAGCGGGGATCGTATTTATATTCGTATTTGGCCACTGTCGTGACTGATAATATTATTCAGTCGCGTGCCATTTGACGGACTGGGATTGAGTTTCCTGCGAGAATGATGGCCTCAGCCAAGTCGGACTCCGATCTCCAAAACCGAGAGAGTGGGACTGCCTCGGTTCAGAGTCGGGCTATCGGATGTATTCTTCGGAGACGAGCAGGACCTCGTAAATGAATAGAATTTTTACGATGATCTTCGTATAACAATTTTAGAACTTATGTCAGGTGCATGTATGTTTGTTAGACTAAAGTCGCATGGTTGTGGTGGTTGCGGATGATTCGCATGAGCTGTCGTGTTACAATGGCTCCCATCATGGACCGGGTTGAATTCATCACTATAACAACCAGGTTCAAAGGCAAGAATTATCGGTCTGTCCTGAAACTTAAGCTACCTTTATATCAAAGAATTGAATCAAACAGTTTGTAGAAGTAGTAAATTTGTAACGCGATTCGGAGTCGGGACCTTTCTTACTGACAGTGTTTACAAGCCAGCCAATCAGCCGTAACCACAAGCTCCGCGGAACCAGGCACTTTACTAGGCTTACATGAGGATAATCATGGCGAACCCTCGAAGTTTCATCGCAGCTTGACTAATCACTTGTTTCACCACTGTTTGTTTGCATTTGTCAGTTCCTTCCGCGCTCATGTTTACTGTTGATTCTATCCGGCTCTCAAAGAAAGTAGTTAACATAAGTTGTGTGCAGGAAGGGGTTGTCATGTATTTAAAGAGATGAAATGCCCATGAAAGTAAGTTCGTTCTACGCTCTATCATCTCTACCGAAACTTGCATTGTTACATACAATTTGCATCCGTGCCCTTTGCATCTACCATCAATTTAGATCACACGATACACCTTTCATCGCAATGGCAGAAATGAAGCCGATCAAAGTGCTGGGAGTCCACGGACCTAATGCTGGCAAGATTGTTCTCCTCTGTGAAGAATTGGGACTCCCTTATGAGACGGAAATCATCCCTCTTACCGACGTCAAGAACCCAAACTACGTCGCTATCAACCCCAACGGGCGATTGCCATCTATCCAGGACCCAAACACAAACCTCACTCTCTGGGAATCGGGTGCTATCATCGAGTACCTAACCGAAACTTATGACAAGGACCACAAGCTTAGCTTCACGTCTGGCACAGCTGAAGCCTACCACGCTCGCCAatggctcttcttccaggCGACCGGCCAGGGACCGTATTACGGCCAGGCGATGTGGTTCATCATCTATCAGCCACTTCCCGAAGCTCGCGAGCGCTATGTCAAAGAGGTTAACCGTGTGACCAGCGTTCTGGAAGGACATCTGGCTAAGCAGAAGCCTGACGCGGATGGAAACATTTGGTTTCTAGGTGGTCGGCTCTCGTATGTGGATGTCGCGTTCTTCACCTGGCAGCATACGGCTGAACCGCGAATTCCGAACGAGGAGTTTAATCAGGATGATTACCCGCATGTTAAGAAGTGGGCGGAGAACATGCTTAAGCGCCCGAGTGTGCAGAAGGTCTTGAAGCTCCAGGAGGCTAAATAGACTTGGCAAAACAGAGTTGGAAGGGAAGTTCTGCCTTCAACAGGCGAGCCGCCGTTATAAAGTGTGTATAGGGGTGGGTAGTTATtgccttgatgttgggtaTGATGGTCTAAGAAACTTTTGTTCGCCTTCTACGCGGCTTTGGTCATTTACATGTAACAATCAATCCACCTCTAATTATATTATGTCAGAAAATcaattaaatatatatttaccCAAGAGTTAGATACAGAATGCTAGATATAAGAAGAATTCTAAAGCCTTAGGCCTAATTTTTCAGATCCGACCACCTTCGAGTTGAATAATTTCTGAATGAGGTCAGTGATTACAGTTGAGATTTATTAGAATAACCAGAACTCTTCACGTCGAGTTCAACTACCCTATTCCTCGCGTTTTCACGCGCAGGGGCGCGTCGAGAACTTGAGCGCTGCCAGAAGCGAGCCAATCATCAATGGCTCCGGCCGCGTGGCCTAATGGCTAAGGCGCTAGATTTCGGTTTCCAGCTCCCGAACTCTCTAGAGATTCCAGGTTCGAATCCTGGCGTGGTCGACAATCCGCTGGAATATATCTTTTGCATGCATTGGCCTGTgaaaatattttttttgcTGGCTGGCGCATCAAGTATATTACTGTATGGGCGGTTGAAGGCAAACTTCATTTGGCGAATAACGGGTCCCTTTGACCAATGATCTCGAAAGACAAGTCAATGAATAAGTCTATTGCTAATCTACCAGTTCCCTCTTCATTCATACTCATACTCAACGCTATACATACATCGAATGTTCTTATCATCAGGACACCATCCATGAAAGACCAAGGTATCTCCCGCCTCATTACTCGTCGCACCGCCAGGCGCGTCAAGTCCAAAGTCCGGTGCCGCAATCAGAGGCTCGTCCGCACGCGTATACGGTCCTGATAACTTATCCGCGTACGCATATTTGACATTATACAGCGGGTCGCGAAAATCGTGACTGCTAAAGAACAAGACGTATTTCCCGTTGCCAAGGCGTACGATGTTTGGCGCTTCAACGAGAACGCCGTCCTCACTGCCGATGCGGTCGAAGATCTTGACCGCATCTCCAATGAAGGTAATGCCGTCGCCTTCGATTTCTTGAAGCATGATTGGTGTACCGCCTGTTGGGCCTGATGCATCGCCCTCTATTTTGTAGATGAGATAATTCTTCCCGCTGTCGTGGTCTTTGAAGCCGCTCGCATCAATGGCGCCTTTGAGGTCATCTGGTCCGCAGACAAGAGGTTTCTCATCATATGTATAAGGACCAGTGGCATTCTTTGAGCGCGCGACACCAATGCAATGTCTACCAGCTTCAATCTCAGGACTCAGGTAAACGATGTACTCTCCACTATCGACGCGTCGAATGTCAGGTGCCCAGGTGTTCTCGCCTGTTGTCCAACCTTTATCGGGGAGGGCATCTTCCTGTTGCAGGGTCCATTCGCCGAGAAGATCTTTAGCCGTGGCGACTTGAAGTTTTCTGTAGTTGTCTGGTGGACCGCCGTTTGTTGCGACAGCTACCCATGATCCATCTTCGAGTTGGATGATTGATGGATCTGGAAAGTCGGCGTTGATGGCTGGGTTGAGTGTCCCGTCGTGTTTGACGGTCAACTTTAGTGCTGATTGACGAATGGTACCCGCTGAAACGGGGTTGAAAAGAAGGCCGAGGACGGGCCAGACAAGGCCTTGAGTGATCATGGTAAACTTTCTCTCGTAACTTTAATTGCGGACTCTTGCTAGAAGCTATGGCATAGTCTCTACCTGTGCTTTTATACCCGAGAGGATCTAGGCACAGCCTTCGATCTGCACTGCTTAGCTTGTTTCTACACCTCTCATACGTCAGTCGATTATGCCGTCAGCTGTCGATCACATCAGATTTCTTACTCTAATTTTAAAATAAGCAAGGTACAGCTTCCTTTTGGGGTAAATCGCTGCGCATAGCTGCAGAATAAGCATAGCCTGCCATTATAGTGGGTATCGCTTATAAGACAGGCGAATGGTAATTCGGCATAATTGTTGTTTTCTGTTATCTCTTTCATGCGAAGGACCTTTTACCGACTCGTTTGTTGACCGCATAAATTTTGTTTGGGCTTTTGGCATGTTGATGCTGCAGCCCTTTGGCGAGTGAAAATTGGCATCGACAGGGGTGATCACTCTGGTGACTTTGAAGTGGCCCTTGGTATCGCGGATTATTCTGCGATTGGCCTTCGCATCCCCTGATGATTCGAGCCTGTCTGGCAACCGATCAAGCTAACAGGATACCCCAAGGACTCACGCCAGCACTTTAGTGGTTCTGATGAGCATTACGGGGAAATGGGTTTAGGCTGAAGGATAGATCATTCTTAAGTAATGTATATCATGTTTTCTAGCTAAAGCTTCCCCGTGACCAACTCTGCCAAAACACCCAAAGACGTCTTGGTGCTCATGATGTCCAAAAAGGGACTGTCTATCCGTAAAACTGTCCATAACGACGAGCGAAACTCTGACGCAATCAtgatatcaacaccaaagctAGGTAGCGGTTTATCCTCGCTGATCTGATCTATAGCAACTAGGATTAGGTTAGAGAAGCGCGTCTTGATCAGTTGCATAATGGCGATGCGAAGGTATCAGAATCTGCAACTGGGGCCAAAGCCGGCGACAGAGTCGAGGGAATGCCCTTGAACCATTCTGCCGCGGAGACAACTACTGTGTGGCCATGCTGAGAAGTCACGTCCTGAGACTCTTTCTCAGCTAAAACGGAGGCTAGCAAGATAGAGGAGCGTGCTTCGTTTAGTACCCCGTGGCTGGTAACGTCGAACCCTTGGGCACTCAACTCGCGAATCGCAGCAGACTCCAAACCAGTGAGTAGATGCGAGTCGTCAATCCGACCATCTTGCTCGCTATTCAACGCAAGATCGATGATCTGCAAGAATACATCTTCGTTGAGCGGCTGGATAGCTTTGCGGAGAAGCAAGCTCTCGATCTCAGGGTTCTCGTGCCGGTAGCCCAT encodes:
- a CDS encoding glutathione S-transferase, whose product is MAEMKPIKVLGVHGPNAGKIVLLCEELGLPYETEIIPLTDVKNPNYVAINPNGRLPSIQDPNTNLTLWESGAIIEYLTETYDKDHKLSFTSGTAEAYHARQWLFFQATGQGPYYGQAMWFIIYQPLPEARERYVKEVNRVTSVLEGHLAKQKPDADGNIWFLGGRLSYVDVAFFTWQHTAEPRIPNEEFNQDDYPHVKKWAENMLKRPSVQKVLKLQEAK
- a CDS encoding glycosyl hydrolase; the protein is MITQGLVWPVLGLLFNPVSAGTIRQSALKLTVKHDGTLNPAINADFPDPSIIQLEDGSWVAVATNGGPPDNYRKLQVATAKDLLGEWTLQQEDALPDKGWTTGENTWAPDIRRVDSGEYIVYLSPEIEAGRHCIGVARSKNATGPYTYDEKPLVCGPDDLKGAIDASGFKDHDSGKNYLIYKIEGDASGPTGGTPIMLQEIEGDGITFIGDAVKIFDRIGSEDGVLVEAPNIVRLGNGKYVLFFSSHDFRDPLYNVKYAYADKLSGPYTRADEPLIAAPDFGLDAPGGATSNEAGDTLVFHGWCPDDKNIRYLFIDLSFEIIGQRDPLFAK